GTACGCGCTGCCTGGCCTACATGTGGGAGCAGCTGTCGTCGCTGGCCGACGACGGGCGCAGCGGCTTCGCTGCGCTCGAGCGCTTCTGTGAGGTCCACCGAAGCTTCGTGAAGGAGCACCCCGACCACGTCAAGATCATGTTGGCCTGGCAGGCGTCGGGTTTTCACGCGGACCCGGATATGCCCGGCTTTCCCGAGTACCAGGAAAACACGCTGCGCCTGTTCCAGCTCATCGTGGCGGTGATTCGCCGCGGGCAGGCCGACGGCAGCATCCGCGAGGGGCTCGATCCGGCGCAGTGCGCGTTTCAGATCTGGGGCGGGCACATGGGGGTAACCATGCTCTATTTCAACCGTGAGGAGATCGGGCGCCGGCTGCCGTTCGAGCTCGACCTGAGCCCCTTGCTGCCTTCGTTCAGCGAGCTCTTGCTGCGGGGGCTGCGCGCCGACGAGACGAGGCCATGAGCAGATCGCGAGCGACCGGGCAGCGCCGGCCCCAAGCCGATCCGGGCCGCTTCGTCAGCGCACCCTTGGCGTTGTTGTTGAGCGGCACGGCTTTGGGCTGCGCCGTGCATCGGGTGCGCCACGATCCCAAGCCCCCGGTGCGCGTGCCGGCTGCCTACCACGCCGCCTCGCACGAGCCACAAGGGCGCCAGCTGCCAGAGCGCTGGTGGCAGGAATTTTCCGACCGCGAACTCGATCGGCTGGTCGATGCAACGCTGCGCGGAAACTTCGACCTGCGGGCTGCCTGGGCACGGCTCGCTCAGGCTCGGGCTGTCTCGAGGCAGGC
This DNA window, taken from Pseudomonadota bacterium, encodes the following:
- a CDS encoding TetR/AcrR family transcriptional regulator — translated: MGVAERREREREQRRKDIIDAAERVFFGKGPLEATMDDVAAEAELSKGTLYLYFAGKDELYLAIGTRCLAYMWEQLSSLADDGRSGFAALERFCEVHRSFVKEHPDHVKIMLAWQASGFHADPDMPGFPEYQENTLRLFQLIVAVIRRGQADGSIREGLDPAQCAFQIWGGHMGVTMLYFNREEIGRRLPFELDLSPLLPSFSELLLRGLRADETRP